In Flagellatimonas centrodinii, a single window of DNA contains:
- the zapD gene encoding cell division protein ZapD, with amino-acid sequence MAVAEIPVVFEQPLTERVRVFLRLEFLFGQYRHHRRDASEYGTRATLHVLLDILSVLSRSDLKNDILKELSEQHAALTRLAQRPGIDPDSLKSVLDELTAAVNGMQQLATQFAGNLMRENDFLITVANRYGMPGGTCGFDLPTLHYWLSQSRAGLERDLDAWSADMRPFEQAILLYLRLLRQSREPEAVVAQRGMHIHNPPGVCHLLRVHVPRSVSAYPEISASRHRFSIRFMSARDINARSQQLMVDIPFDMQCCVL; translated from the coding sequence CTGCGCCTGGAATTCCTGTTCGGGCAGTACCGCCACCATCGCCGTGATGCCTCCGAGTACGGCACCCGCGCCACCCTGCATGTGCTGCTGGATATTCTGTCGGTGCTGTCGCGCTCTGACCTGAAGAACGACATTCTCAAGGAACTGAGCGAGCAACATGCCGCGCTGACCCGTCTGGCCCAGCGTCCCGGTATCGATCCCGACTCACTGAAATCGGTCCTCGACGAACTCACCGCTGCGGTGAACGGCATGCAGCAACTGGCCACCCAGTTCGCCGGCAACCTGATGCGGGAGAACGATTTTCTCATCACCGTCGCCAATCGCTACGGCATGCCGGGCGGCACCTGCGGGTTCGATCTGCCCACCCTGCACTACTGGCTGTCACAGTCCCGCGCCGGGCTCGAACGGGACCTCGACGCCTGGTCGGCCGACATGCGACCGTTCGAGCAGGCCATCCTGCTGTACCTGCGACTGCTGCGCCAGAGCCGGGAACCGGAAGCGGTGGTCGCCCAGCGCGGCATGCATATTCACAATCCGCCGGGTGTCTGCCATCTGCTACGGGTCCATGTCCCGCGCTCGGTGTCGGCTTACCCGGAAATCAGCGCCAGCCGGCACCGGTTCAGCATCCGCTTCATGAGTGCGCGTGACATCAATGCGCGCAGCCAGCAGTTGATGGTGGATATCCCCTTCGACATGCAGTGCTGCGTGCTGTGA
- a CDS encoding DNA gyrase inhibitor YacG → MSATPTRIGRCPQCSKASRLDDQNRWRPFCSERCKMVDLGEWFAERHVVPGEPIDPMAPQGEPERWE, encoded by the coding sequence GTGAGCGCCACCCCCACCCGCATCGGACGCTGCCCCCAGTGCAGCAAGGCCAGCCGCCTCGACGACCAGAATCGCTGGCGGCCGTTCTGCAGCGAACGCTGCAAGATGGTCGATCTCGGCGAATGGTTTGCCGAACGTCACGTGGTGCCCGGCGAGCCGATCGATCCCATGGCACCGCAGGGGGAGCCTGAGCGTTGGGAGTGA
- a CDS encoding Nudix family hydrolase: MTVAGDPALPLIQVACGVLVDDAGAVLMAQRPTGKIAAGYWEFPGGKIEPAEGAEAALRRELREELDVEITDIEPLIDFMHGYRDRRVRLQTFRCRVAAGSPRGREGQTLAWRPVDALLDLQPQLPTVAPILNALRLPIHYAWTPPLEMPRALVSLPLPRMPAGSLVRLRQPDWDAGTYAASAPAWVARMQDAGLQPVVDRPEVLPDCPGASLHLSARAAATLPDRAAAGGRWLLVSAHNEAELLIAAGLGADAVVIGHVASTPSHPGVAALGWKGFTALARAAGRPAYAIGGLDAERDHAAARLAGAQGIAGIRTYWPRSH; this comes from the coding sequence GTGACGGTCGCGGGCGACCCCGCGCTGCCGCTGATTCAGGTTGCCTGTGGCGTACTGGTCGATGACGCTGGCGCGGTGCTGATGGCCCAGCGTCCGACCGGCAAGATCGCGGCCGGTTATTGGGAGTTTCCCGGCGGCAAGATCGAACCGGCTGAGGGCGCGGAGGCCGCCCTGCGGCGTGAGCTGCGGGAGGAGCTGGATGTCGAGATCACCGACATTGAGCCACTGATCGACTTCATGCACGGCTATCGCGATCGCCGCGTGCGGCTGCAGACCTTCCGCTGCCGGGTGGCGGCGGGCAGCCCCAGAGGACGGGAAGGGCAGACCCTGGCCTGGCGCCCGGTGGATGCCCTGCTCGACCTTCAGCCGCAACTCCCCACCGTGGCCCCCATCCTCAATGCGCTTCGGCTGCCGATCCATTACGCCTGGACCCCGCCGCTGGAGATGCCGCGGGCGCTTGTCTCCCTGCCGCTACCCCGCATGCCGGCCGGCAGTCTGGTCCGGCTACGGCAGCCGGATTGGGACGCCGGCACCTATGCCGCCAGCGCGCCGGCCTGGGTGGCACGCATGCAGGATGCCGGTCTGCAGCCGGTGGTGGACCGCCCTGAAGTGCTGCCGGACTGTCCGGGGGCCAGCCTGCATCTGAGCGCCCGTGCGGCGGCGACGTTGCCGGATCGTGCCGCCGCCGGTGGACGCTGGTTGCTGGTCTCGGCGCACAACGAAGCCGAGCTGCTGATCGCGGCCGGGCTGGGTGCAGATGCGGTGGTGATCGGCCATGTCGCCTCCACCCCATCGCATCCCGGTGTCGCTGCCCTGGGCTGGAAAGGGTTCACCGCGCTGGCCCGCGCTGCCGGCCGGCCGGCCTACGCCATCGGCGGTCTCGATGCAGAACGCGATCACGCCGCTGCCCGCCTCGCCGGCGCCCAGGGCATCGCCGGGATTCGGACCTACTGGCCGCGGTCTCACTGA
- the argJ gene encoding bifunctional glutamate N-acetyltransferase/amino-acid acetyltransferase ArgJ produces MAVDLSPPEPLLPVPGVRLGTASAAIKKAGRQDLLVIELAEGSRVAGVFTRNAFAAAPVQLCRARLAVRSDIRALLVNSGNANAATGDAGLADAEATTAAVATALAAGSDRVLPFSTGVIGVRLPVARMQAAIPEALARAQPDGWNLAAEAIMTTDTVAKGVSRQITTGRGPVTVTGIAKGVGMIYPNMATLLAFVATDAAFDATALQALTQELADRSFNCVTIDGDTSTNDSFIVCATGQAGGAPLHAEDPDYHAVAEAMLSVCETLAQAIARDGEGATRFVTVEVTDAIDRAEARQVAMAVANSPLVKTALFAGDANWGRLVMAIGKSGVPGLDPARIDIALDDVPLLVGGQPHPDYVEALGAAVLARNAYTIRIALGRGSASLRCWTCDFSYDYVKINAEYRT; encoded by the coding sequence ATGGCGGTCGATCTATCTCCCCCTGAACCCCTGTTGCCGGTGCCGGGCGTACGCCTCGGCACCGCTTCGGCCGCAATCAAGAAGGCGGGGCGTCAGGACCTGTTGGTGATCGAGCTGGCAGAAGGCAGCCGGGTGGCCGGGGTTTTCACCCGCAATGCCTTTGCTGCGGCGCCGGTGCAGCTGTGCCGTGCGCGTCTGGCCGTCCGCTCTGATATCCGTGCGCTGCTGGTCAACAGTGGCAATGCCAACGCTGCCACCGGCGACGCCGGCCTTGCCGATGCCGAGGCGACCACGGCCGCGGTGGCCACAGCGCTGGCAGCCGGATCGGACCGGGTGCTGCCGTTTTCCACTGGCGTAATCGGCGTACGGCTGCCGGTGGCGCGGATGCAGGCGGCCATCCCGGAGGCCTTGGCACGGGCGCAACCGGATGGCTGGAACCTGGCGGCCGAAGCCATCATGACCACCGATACCGTCGCCAAGGGCGTGTCTCGGCAGATCACCACCGGTCGGGGCCCGGTCACCGTCACCGGGATTGCCAAGGGTGTCGGAATGATCTACCCCAATATGGCGACGCTCTTGGCGTTTGTCGCCACCGATGCCGCCTTTGATGCCACCGCGCTGCAGGCGTTGACGCAGGAGCTGGCCGACCGCAGCTTCAATTGCGTCACCATCGACGGTGATACCTCCACCAACGACAGTTTCATCGTCTGTGCCACCGGCCAGGCGGGCGGTGCGCCGCTGCACGCCGAAGACCCCGATTACCACGCCGTTGCCGAGGCGATGCTGTCGGTTTGTGAAACCCTGGCCCAGGCAATCGCCCGTGACGGTGAGGGGGCCACGCGCTTCGTCACGGTCGAGGTGACCGATGCCATCGACCGCGCCGAGGCACGGCAGGTCGCCATGGCAGTGGCGAATTCGCCACTGGTCAAGACCGCGCTGTTTGCCGGCGATGCCAACTGGGGCCGGCTGGTGATGGCGATCGGGAAGTCCGGCGTGCCTGGGCTGGACCCGGCGCGGATCGATATCGCGCTCGATGATGTCCCGCTGTTGGTGGGCGGGCAGCCGCACCCCGACTATGTCGAGGCGCTGGGGGCGGCGGTACTGGCGCGCAACGCCTACACCATCCGCATCGCGCTTGGGCGGGGCAGCGCATCGCTGCGCTGCTGGACCTGCGATTTCTCCTACGACTACGTGAAGATCAACGCCGAGTACCGAACGTGA
- the secA gene encoding preprotein translocase subunit SecA, with protein sequence MFNNLLARVFGSRNKRLIKRLARIVDEAARHEAAVAALSDEALAGQTVKLRERLQKGESLDRIQAEAFATVREAGARVLGMRHFDVQLIGGSVLHQGKIAEMKTGEGKTLVATLPVYLNALEGKGVHVVTVNDYLARRDSEWMGRLYRFLGLTVGVVVSGQSGDEKRAAYAADITYGTNNEFGFDYLRDNMAFAIKDKVQRGQHFAIVDEVDSILIDEARTPLIISGPTDDDPTLWKKLNAIIPQLKRQQEEEGEGDFWADEKGKQVHLSETGMEHVEDLLRANGLLSEDETLYDPANIILVHHINALLRAHHLYRRDVEYIVRGGQVVIIDEFTGRMMSGRRWSDGLHQAVEAKEGVNIQQENQTLASITFQNYFRLYGKLAGMTGTADTEAFEFQSIYGLEVVVIPTNRPMQRIDGGDQVFLNAQDKFNAVIKDIVEANAKGQPVLVGTASIETSELLSGLLKQRNIPHEVLNAKQHEREAEIIAQAGRSGAVTIATNMAGRGTDIVLGGSLEAELEGLPEDDIAGREQVRVTWQQRHDAVLAAGGLKVIGSERHESRRIDNQLRGRSGRQGDPGATRFYLSLDDTLMRIFTPPRMRSMLQNLGLEEGEAIEHRWVTRAIETAQRKVESHNFDIRKNLLEYDNVANDQRKAIYELRDQLMASERVTDMVDAIRPDVINGLVDAHIPPQSVESMWNVPALEAALQKEFGLELPVQRWLDEEDKLSESALRKRLLETVSTAYSDKKAQVGAAVLEHFEKAIMLQVLDQLWREHLAAMDYLRMGIHLRGYAQKDPKQEYKREAFIMFNDMLARFKHDVTATLARVRIQTEAEVEAVEARRREAAAALEGRMQMQHAEADGVSTAAGVDDPAASTARPTAGAGARTLGAAAPPPPRPATVVRDYPKVGRNDACPCGSGKKYKHCHGALN encoded by the coding sequence ATGTTCAATAATCTGCTGGCCCGAGTTTTCGGGAGCCGGAACAAACGTCTCATCAAGCGCCTGGCCCGTATCGTCGACGAGGCCGCCCGCCACGAAGCCGCCGTCGCGGCATTGTCGGATGAAGCCCTCGCCGGGCAGACCGTCAAGCTGCGGGAGCGCCTGCAGAAGGGTGAGTCGCTCGACCGCATTCAGGCCGAGGCCTTCGCCACCGTGCGCGAGGCCGGTGCCCGCGTATTGGGGATGCGCCACTTCGATGTCCAGTTGATCGGCGGCTCGGTACTTCATCAGGGCAAGATCGCCGAGATGAAGACCGGTGAAGGCAAGACCCTGGTGGCAACGCTGCCGGTCTATCTCAATGCCCTCGAAGGCAAGGGTGTTCACGTCGTCACCGTCAATGACTATCTGGCCCGTCGCGATTCGGAGTGGATGGGTCGGCTCTACCGCTTTCTCGGGCTCACCGTGGGCGTGGTTGTTTCCGGTCAGTCCGGCGACGAGAAGCGGGCCGCATACGCGGCCGACATCACCTACGGAACCAACAACGAGTTCGGCTTCGACTACCTGCGCGACAACATGGCCTTCGCGATCAAGGACAAGGTGCAGCGTGGCCAGCATTTCGCCATCGTCGACGAAGTGGACTCCATCCTCATCGACGAAGCGCGGACACCGCTGATCATCAGTGGCCCCACGGACGACGATCCGACGCTGTGGAAAAAGCTGAATGCCATCATTCCGCAGCTGAAGCGACAGCAGGAGGAAGAGGGCGAGGGCGACTTCTGGGCTGACGAAAAGGGCAAGCAGGTTCACCTGTCCGAGACCGGCATGGAGCACGTCGAAGACCTGCTGCGTGCCAATGGTCTGCTCAGCGAGGACGAGACCCTCTATGACCCGGCCAACATCATTCTGGTCCACCACATCAATGCCCTGTTGCGGGCCCATCACCTGTACCGGCGCGATGTCGAGTACATCGTCCGCGGCGGGCAGGTGGTGATCATTGACGAGTTCACCGGGCGCATGATGTCCGGCCGCCGCTGGTCCGACGGTCTGCATCAGGCGGTGGAGGCCAAGGAAGGCGTCAATATCCAGCAGGAAAACCAGACGCTGGCGAGCATAACCTTCCAGAACTACTTCCGCCTCTACGGCAAGCTCGCCGGCATGACCGGTACCGCCGACACCGAGGCCTTCGAGTTCCAGAGCATCTACGGTCTCGAGGTGGTGGTGATTCCCACCAACCGGCCGATGCAGCGGATCGACGGTGGTGACCAGGTGTTCCTCAACGCCCAGGACAAGTTCAACGCGGTGATCAAGGACATCGTCGAGGCGAACGCCAAGGGGCAGCCGGTCTTGGTGGGGACGGCGAGCATCGAGACCTCCGAGCTGCTGTCGGGGTTGCTCAAGCAGCGCAACATCCCGCATGAGGTTCTCAACGCCAAGCAGCACGAGCGTGAAGCCGAGATCATCGCCCAGGCAGGCCGCAGCGGCGCTGTCACCATTGCGACCAACATGGCCGGACGCGGGACCGACATCGTGCTGGGCGGGTCACTGGAAGCCGAGTTGGAAGGCTTGCCCGAAGACGATATTGCCGGTCGCGAGCAGGTACGCGTGACCTGGCAGCAGCGTCACGATGCGGTGCTGGCCGCCGGCGGTCTCAAGGTGATCGGGTCCGAGCGTCACGAGAGCCGCCGTATCGACAACCAGCTGCGTGGCCGCTCCGGTCGTCAGGGCGACCCCGGCGCCACCCGCTTTTACCTGTCGCTCGACGACACCCTGATGCGCATCTTCACGCCGCCGCGGATGCGGTCGATGTTGCAGAACCTCGGCCTCGAGGAAGGCGAGGCGATCGAACACCGCTGGGTCACGCGCGCCATCGAGACGGCACAGCGCAAGGTTGAAAGCCACAATTTCGATATCCGCAAGAACCTGCTGGAATACGACAACGTGGCCAACGATCAGCGCAAGGCCATTTATGAGCTTCGCGACCAATTGATGGCATCGGAGCGGGTCACCGACATGGTCGATGCCATCCGTCCGGATGTGATCAATGGCTTGGTCGATGCGCATATTCCGCCGCAGTCGGTCGAATCGATGTGGAACGTCCCGGCGTTGGAAGCCGCGCTGCAGAAGGAATTCGGGCTCGAGTTGCCGGTGCAGCGCTGGCTCGACGAGGAAGACAAGCTGAGCGAGTCCGCGCTGCGCAAGCGGCTGCTCGAAACCGTCTCCACGGCCTACAGCGACAAGAAGGCCCAGGTTGGCGCGGCCGTGCTGGAACACTTCGAGAAGGCGATCATGCTGCAGGTGCTCGACCAGCTGTGGCGCGAACATCTGGCGGCGATGGACTACCTGCGCATGGGCATTCATCTGCGCGGCTATGCGCAGAAGGACCCCAAGCAGGAATACAAGCGCGAAGCCTTCATCATGTTCAACGACATGCTGGCGCGCTTCAAACATGATGTGACGGCGACGCTGGCGCGGGTGCGGATTCAGACCGAAGCCGAGGTTGAGGCGGTGGAAGCCCGACGCCGCGAAGCCGCCGCCGCACTCGAAGGGCGAATGCAGATGCAGCACGCCGAGGCAGACGGGGTCTCGACCGCCGCCGGTGTGGACGATCCGGCCGCGTCGACCGCGCGGCCCACAGCGGGCGCCGGCGCGCGAACCCTGGGCGCTGCGGCACCGCCGCCGCCGCGACCGGCAACGGTGGTCCGCGACTATCCCAAGGTCGGCCGGAATGACGCCTGCCCCTGTGGCAGTGGCAAGAAGTACAAGCACTGCCACGGCGCCCTGAACTGA
- a CDS encoding M23 family metallopeptidase, with product MDIIVVSSRQGQTRRFSLQWRSLWLWLPLGMLMTGLLSAAGMVGYWMADSGPSTLPSNLVTAWAGQVAEQRAALEQTRGNAAEDARALARRLARMQAHMMRLEAAGARLTEVAGLDEGEFDFASAPALGGPEGATQSTETPTYADVFESLDTFERQLSDRERQLRVLEDLLLASRLQQELRPSGWPVEAGWISSLFGVRTDPFTGRRAMHEGMDFAAREGSDIYSVGAGIVSHSGTRSGYGKIVEINHGNGYVTRYSHNKTNLVKTGDRVYKGQRLAQVGNSGRSTGPHLHFEVLYNGRVVNPQKYIQAAR from the coding sequence ATGGATATTATCGTCGTCAGCAGCCGTCAGGGTCAGACGCGGCGCTTTTCACTGCAGTGGCGCAGTCTCTGGCTGTGGTTGCCGCTTGGGATGCTGATGACGGGACTGCTGTCCGCAGCAGGCATGGTCGGCTACTGGATGGCCGATAGCGGGCCGTCGACGCTACCGAGCAACCTGGTCACCGCCTGGGCCGGGCAGGTCGCCGAACAACGGGCCGCGCTGGAGCAGACCCGCGGCAACGCCGCCGAGGATGCGCGGGCGCTGGCCCGCCGGCTGGCGCGCATGCAGGCGCACATGATGCGACTGGAAGCGGCAGGGGCCCGCCTGACCGAAGTTGCCGGGCTTGACGAAGGCGAATTTGATTTTGCTTCCGCGCCTGCCCTCGGGGGGCCCGAGGGGGCCACCCAGAGCACCGAGACGCCGACCTACGCCGATGTGTTCGAGTCGCTCGACACCTTCGAGCGGCAGCTGAGTGATCGGGAGCGTCAGCTGCGGGTGCTGGAGGATCTGCTGCTGGCCAGTCGGCTGCAACAGGAACTGCGGCCGTCCGGATGGCCGGTGGAAGCCGGATGGATCTCGTCGCTGTTCGGGGTTCGCACCGACCCCTTCACAGGACGCCGCGCCATGCATGAAGGCATGGACTTCGCCGCCCGCGAAGGCAGTGACATCTACTCGGTGGGTGCCGGCATCGTCTCCCACTCCGGTACCCGCAGTGGCTACGGCAAGATCGTCGAGATCAACCATGGCAATGGGTACGTGACCCGCTACAGCCACAACAAGACCAACCTGGTGAAGACCGGTGATCGTGTCTACAAGGGCCAGCGACTTGCCCAAGTGGGCAATTCGGGGCGCTCGACCGGACCACACCTGCATTTCGAGGTGCTCTACAACGGCCGGGTGGTCAATCCGCAAAAGTACATCCAGGCCGCGCGCTGA
- a CDS encoding DciA family protein, protein MTSSQPDPLPIRHWLNDRPGPLRQLLSRASLLATATRQLHAEIPSPWAHHLRIVNLRGTTLVIYSQSAAALIPLRAHQRQVLDVVGHCLGCRPSRIDAKVRPIQGKAGV, encoded by the coding sequence ATGACCTCTTCTCAGCCCGACCCTCTGCCCATTCGCCATTGGCTGAATGACCGGCCGGGACCGCTGCGCCAGCTCTTGAGCCGCGCTTCGTTGTTGGCAACCGCCACTCGGCAGTTGCATGCGGAAATCCCTTCCCCCTGGGCCCACCACCTGCGAATCGTTAACCTGCGTGGAACCACGCTGGTGATCTATTCCCAGTCGGCCGCTGCCCTGATCCCCCTGCGCGCCCACCAGCGACAGGTGCTCGACGTGGTCGGCCACTGCCTCGGATGTCGCCCCAGCCGAATCGATGCAAAAGTCAGACCGATTCAGGGGAAGGCCGGAGTGTAG
- the lpxC gene encoding UDP-3-O-acyl-N-acetylglucosamine deacetylase has product MAQQRTLRQAIRASGIGLHSGRKVFMSLLPAGPDTGIVFRRTDLDPVVELPSRADWLREATMCSTLVDDQGTRVATIEHLMSALAGLGVDNCIVELSSPEVPIMDGSAAPFVFLIQSAGIHEQEAPKRFLRIRQPVQVADGDKWARFEPHDGYRLSFAIEFAHPALRRSGQQVTLDFSTTTYIKEVARARTFGFMRELDALRANNLGLGASLDNVVALDDFRVVNQDGLRYEDEFVRHKILDAVGDLYLLGHSVIGAYSAYKSGHALNNKLVRAVLEDRAAWEVVTYSSASAPAPITYGRGSLAAA; this is encoded by the coding sequence ATGGCACAACAACGTACGCTCCGTCAGGCAATCCGCGCGTCCGGCATCGGGCTGCATTCCGGCCGCAAGGTGTTCATGTCATTGCTGCCGGCGGGTCCGGATACCGGCATCGTGTTTCGTCGCACTGACCTTGACCCGGTGGTCGAGCTGCCGAGCCGTGCCGATTGGCTGCGTGAGGCGACCATGTGCAGCACCCTGGTTGACGACCAGGGCACCCGGGTGGCGACCATCGAGCACCTGATGTCGGCTCTCGCCGGCCTCGGCGTGGATAACTGCATCGTCGAGCTGTCGTCGCCCGAGGTGCCGATTATGGATGGCAGCGCCGCGCCTTTCGTGTTTCTGATTCAGTCGGCCGGCATTCATGAGCAGGAGGCGCCGAAGCGGTTCCTGCGGATCCGTCAACCGGTGCAGGTCGCTGATGGTGACAAGTGGGCCCGGTTCGAGCCGCACGACGGCTATCGGTTGTCGTTCGCCATCGAATTTGCCCATCCGGCGCTGCGGCGTAGCGGCCAGCAGGTGACGCTCGATTTCTCCACCACGACCTACATCAAGGAAGTGGCGCGGGCCCGCACCTTCGGGTTCATGCGAGAGCTCGACGCGCTGCGTGCCAACAATCTCGGCCTCGGGGCCAGCCTCGACAACGTGGTCGCGCTCGACGACTTCCGCGTGGTCAATCAGGATGGTTTGCGATACGAGGACGAGTTCGTCCGCCACAAGATCCTGGATGCCGTAGGCGACCTGTATCTGCTCGGCCACAGCGTGATCGGCGCTTACAGTGCCTACAAATCCGGGCACGCGCTCAACAACAAGCTGGTGCGCGCCGTACTCGAAGATCGCGCGGCCTGGGAGGTCGTGACCTACAGTAGTGCAAGCGCACCGGCGCCGATCACCTACGGGCGCGGGAGTTTGGCCGCGGCCTGA